In one window of Borrelia anserina Es DNA:
- a CDS encoding GldG family protein, which produces MKNKSKEILNLALNLAIAFLLFCNTSILVFKIDLTKNKAFTISKVTKDLFKNANENIYITYYNSASLGNYFAFPEQIKNFLTSFADSSSGKVIYREIDADKLTTPLEQIGIPSQQIDLRDINQLSILKIYSGIEITYEGKREVLPIVTEISNLEYDLASILDKLINNTKKVLGLVFGDAKLKEKHKNFTEIMQKVFKTEVKEINLSNEQLNDINGLFIIGAKEINEKQSQKIDEFIVNNGRALLATSKIDYNPQSPYSTTSIKSELFNLIESYGIKYNDNIILDKRAPSLFLGGNFQTYYPWILIDKSNIIEPNNPLLTNFYDAILPWSNSLDLIEAKKDNSNIKYSPLFSSSKESWQVNDEEVASIAMHSFNVPKTFDIADKQKILGILVEGQIKSLYKDKKSENSKIILLGSSMIFSDYMYNGSPSNFELAGRISDYLMQKEAFFSIKSREVRSKLKFINSSKEMLNAKLSLIIINLIILPIAIIIFGLIRFTKKRRIN; this is translated from the coding sequence ATGAAAAACAAAAGTAAAGAGATTCTAAATTTAGCTTTAAATCTTGCAATAGCATTTTTGCTATTTTGTAACACATCTATTTTAGTCTTTAAAATAGATTTAACCAAAAATAAGGCTTTTACAATTTCTAAAGTCACAAAAGATTTATTTAAAAACGCAAATGAAAATATATATATTACTTATTATAACTCTGCAAGTCTTGGAAATTATTTTGCATTCCCAGAACAAATAAAAAATTTTCTAACAAGCTTTGCCGATTCCTCAAGCGGAAAAGTAATTTATAGAGAAATAGATGCTGACAAATTAACTACTCCTTTAGAGCAAATTGGAATTCCTTCCCAACAAATCGATCTAAGAGATATTAATCAACTTTCAATACTCAAAATATATTCAGGAATTGAAATAACTTATGAAGGCAAACGTGAAGTACTACCAATAGTAACAGAAATTAGCAACTTAGAATATGATCTTGCAAGCATCCTAGATAAGTTAATAAATAATACAAAAAAAGTGCTAGGACTTGTATTTGGAGACGCCAAATTAAAAGAAAAACATAAAAACTTCACAGAAATAATGCAGAAAGTTTTTAAAACCGAAGTTAAAGAAATAAATCTCAGCAATGAGCAATTAAACGATATAAATGGATTATTTATAATTGGGGCTAAAGAAATAAATGAAAAGCAATCACAAAAAATTGATGAGTTCATTGTCAATAATGGAAGAGCATTACTTGCTACAAGTAAAATCGATTACAATCCCCAAAGTCCATATTCAACAACATCAATCAAATCTGAACTTTTCAATCTAATTGAAAGCTACGGTATCAAATATAACGACAACATTATACTTGATAAAAGAGCACCAAGTCTTTTCTTAGGAGGGAATTTTCAAACTTACTACCCATGGATTCTAATTGATAAAAGCAACATCATAGAACCTAATAATCCCTTACTTACAAATTTCTATGATGCTATACTCCCTTGGAGTAATTCACTAGATCTTATAGAAGCAAAAAAAGATAATAGTAATATCAAATATTCACCACTATTTTCAAGCTCCAAAGAATCTTGGCAAGTTAACGATGAAGAAGTTGCAAGCATAGCTATGCATTCATTTAACGTTCCAAAAACCTTTGACATAGCAGACAAGCAAAAAATTCTTGGGATTTTAGTTGAAGGACAAATTAAAAGTTTATATAAGGACAAAAAATCTGAAAATTCAAAAATAATCTTACTAGGATCAAGCATGATATTTAGTGATTACATGTATAATGGTTCACCTTCAAACTTCGAACTTGCCGGAAGAATTTCAGATTACTTGATGCAAAAAGAAGCGTTTTTTAGCATTAAATCAAGAGAAGTACGTTCAAAACTGAAATTTATAAATTCATCAAAAGAAATGTTAAATGCAAAACTTTCATTAATAATCATCAATTTAATTATATTGCCTATAGCAATAATAATATTTGGACTTATCAGATTTACCAAAAAAAGAAGAATCAACTAA
- a CDS encoding ABC transporter permease, with protein MKIDLKQSLALSKKELKVLFGTLTAYVAMLFFLIFVNFSFIFLSGFFIKDNASLMSYFSSMPIILMLVLPALSMGIFSEEYKTGSIELLYALPINPQEIVLGKFITLKIFTLILFALTLPLTIMATFMGEFDLGIIFLQYLGILLYSYSVLSMGVFISSITRSQIVSYILSVFILIIIVFSGKLVMIFGKDNIFGQILNFISITNHFSYFNMGILNLADLIYFITFSVTFLMLSSYSIRLKKWR; from the coding sequence ATGAAAATAGATTTAAAACAATCGTTGGCTTTGTCAAAAAAAGAATTAAAAGTCTTATTTGGTACACTGACTGCATATGTTGCAATGTTATTTTTCCTAATATTTGTAAATTTTTCTTTCATTTTCCTATCAGGATTTTTTATTAAAGATAATGCTTCATTAATGTCTTACTTTTCATCAATGCCTATTATCTTAATGTTAGTGCTCCCGGCTCTTAGTATGGGGATATTCTCAGAAGAGTATAAAACAGGAAGTATTGAATTACTTTATGCACTACCAATAAACCCACAGGAAATAGTACTCGGCAAATTTATTACACTTAAAATATTTACATTAATACTTTTCGCTCTCACACTACCACTAACAATAATGGCAACTTTTATGGGTGAATTTGACCTTGGCATAATATTCCTTCAATATCTAGGAATACTCCTTTATTCTTACTCAGTGCTTAGCATGGGAGTATTTATATCATCTATTACTAGAAGTCAAATAGTATCTTACATATTAAGTGTATTTATTTTAATCATAATAGTATTTTCAGGAAAGCTAGTAATGATATTTGGAAAAGACAATATATTTGGACAAATACTAAACTTTATCTCAATTACTAACCATTTTAGTTACTTTAACATGGGAATATTAAACTTAGCAGATCTTATCTACTTCATTACATTTTCAGTTACATTTTTGATGTTAAGTTCATATAGCATAAGATTAAAAAAATGGAGATAA
- a CDS encoding ABC transporter ATP-binding protein, producing the protein MINVKNVTKTYGSFTALFNVSFKVNEEEVLGILGPNGAGKSTLIKILTSFHYPNKGNVKIFGKDITENPKEILQNVGYIPEKLTLYPELSVKEYLNFISEIKRVENPKKEIDKAIGIFKLDSVKNKLISTLSKGFKQRVGIAGALINNPKLIILDEPTNGLDPNQIIEFKEFLKELAKSSTILFSSHILSEVESICKRIIIINNGEIIADDTKENIIKNRLQETELDLIIYKDSEITKEHLSKNDIFTLIKIEEYDKEINVSLKLAPDKTEKELFNYIVSKGMILKAMIPKHESLEKIFSKLTKEKK; encoded by the coding sequence ATGATAAATGTAAAAAATGTTACTAAAACATATGGTTCATTTACAGCTCTCTTTAATGTTAGCTTTAAAGTTAACGAAGAAGAGGTACTTGGAATACTAGGCCCAAATGGAGCAGGAAAATCAACATTAATAAAAATTCTAACATCATTTCACTATCCTAACAAAGGAAATGTAAAAATCTTTGGAAAAGATATTACAGAAAATCCAAAAGAAATATTGCAAAATGTAGGATATATACCTGAAAAACTGACTCTTTATCCCGAACTATCTGTTAAGGAATACTTAAATTTCATATCAGAAATAAAAAGAGTTGAAAATCCAAAAAAAGAAATAGACAAGGCAATAGGTATTTTCAAGCTTGATAGTGTAAAAAATAAACTAATATCTACACTATCAAAAGGGTTTAAACAAAGAGTAGGAATAGCTGGTGCTTTAATCAATAATCCCAAACTCATAATACTCGATGAACCTACAAATGGACTTGACCCAAATCAAATTATAGAATTTAAAGAGTTTCTAAAAGAACTTGCAAAAAGCAGTACAATACTGTTTTCTTCTCATATTTTAAGCGAAGTTGAATCAATTTGTAAGCGAATAATTATTATTAATAATGGAGAAATCATTGCTGATGATACAAAGGAAAATATAATTAAAAATAGACTTCAAGAAACTGAGTTAGACCTCATTATTTACAAAGATTCTGAAATAACAAAAGAACATTTAAGTAAAAATGATATATTTACCTTAATTAAAATAGAAGAATATGATAAAGAAATAAATGTTTCATTAAAGCTTGCACCTGATAAAACTGAAAAAGAGCTCTTTAATTATATTGTAAGTAAAGGAATGATACTAAAAGCAATGATTCCAAAACATGAAAGTTTAGAAAAAATATTTAGCAAACTAACAAAGGAGAAAAAATAA
- a CDS encoding ribonuclease Z, with product MNFNVNILGTGGTRPLYNRYLTSVLIEHNGESFLFDCGEATQMSLRKQKISWQKIKVICITHLHADHITGLLGIVMLMAQSGDTRKEPLTIIGPIGIKKYLETNIELLRVHKNYDIIYKEIIINKTDSILYEDKRKRIEYIKLKHSIDCVGYLFIEKDKPGKFDIQRAESLNIPKGSIRKKLQDGYEVILNGRKILPSEILGKPKKGLKFAYITDTAYFEKLSTYIENFNLVIIESTFKNDLKEEAKKKLHLTAKLAANITKKAKVHQTGLIHFSERYTLNQDLCELLDEAQKEYPNGEIFLTKDGMRLTADKDKFIIK from the coding sequence TTGAACTTTAATGTCAATATTCTTGGTACGGGAGGCACAAGGCCACTATACAACAGATACTTAACCTCAGTTTTAATAGAACATAACGGTGAAAGCTTCCTGTTTGATTGTGGCGAAGCTACCCAAATGTCCCTTAGAAAACAAAAAATATCATGGCAAAAAATTAAAGTAATTTGTATTACACATTTACATGCCGATCACATCACAGGTCTACTTGGAATAGTAATGCTTATGGCACAAAGTGGCGATACAAGAAAAGAACCTCTAACTATAATTGGACCTATCGGCATAAAAAAATATTTAGAAACCAACATAGAACTCCTACGAGTACACAAAAATTATGACATAATATACAAAGAAATAATAATCAATAAAACAGACTCTATTCTATATGAAGATAAAAGGAAAAGAATTGAATATATAAAACTTAAACATTCAATAGACTGTGTTGGATACCTATTTATAGAAAAAGATAAACCCGGAAAATTCGATATCCAAAGAGCAGAAAGTTTAAATATACCAAAAGGGTCTATTCGAAAAAAATTACAAGATGGATATGAAGTAATACTTAATGGAAGGAAAATACTACCTTCTGAAATATTAGGAAAACCCAAAAAGGGACTAAAATTCGCATATATCACAGATACAGCCTACTTTGAAAAGCTAAGCACATACATTGAAAACTTTAATTTAGTAATTATTGAAAGTACATTCAAAAATGATTTAAAAGAAGAGGCTAAAAAAAAACTACACTTAACAGCAAAATTAGCAGCAAACATTACAAAAAAGGCTAAAGTGCATCAAACAGGATTGATCCATTTTAGTGAAAGATATACATTAAATCAAGATTTATGCGAGCTGCTAGATGAAGCACAAAAAGAATATCCAAATGGAGAAATATTTTTAACAAAAGATGGAATGAGACTTACAGCAGATAAAGATAAATTTATTATAAAATAA
- a CDS encoding NAD(P)/FAD-dependent oxidoreductase: MEHEFAIIGGGIAGSTLTYEILQRKKSVILFDNEAEKATTIAGGLINPIMGRKMKIAWREPEIFSFAIQYYKEMERNINCNFLKENLIFRPFTTKIQKEELIAKIKNDENIKDFIMEIKNGKVYDFSNDNDGGILIKGAIMNTNLYIQTLKKYLLQNNAYIKAEINEDEIKINDKSFTINGFKFKKLILTRGYKEKIAKPFSYLPFKLAKGEILIVEIKGLYLKEIYNRHVSLIPLQDNKFYLGGTYEWETLDTNTNEWAQKELLNKLKKITNLNCKIIQHKAHIRPSTLDREPFLGEHPQYSNIFILNGFGTRGISMAAYLSKKILDYIENKSNLPIYYDIKRYENLYNALR; the protein is encoded by the coding sequence ATGGAACATGAATTTGCGATTATTGGTGGTGGAATTGCTGGAAGCACTTTAACTTATGAAATACTTCAAAGAAAAAAAAGTGTAATTCTCTTTGACAACGAAGCTGAAAAAGCAACAACCATAGCAGGAGGACTTATTAACCCTATTATGGGAAGAAAAATGAAAATTGCTTGGAGAGAACCTGAAATTTTCTCATTTGCAATTCAATACTACAAAGAAATGGAAAGAAATATTAACTGTAATTTTTTAAAAGAAAATCTTATTTTCAGACCATTTACCACAAAAATACAAAAAGAAGAATTAATTGCAAAAATCAAAAACGATGAAAATATAAAAGATTTCATCATGGAAATAAAGAACGGAAAAGTATATGACTTTTCTAACGACAATGATGGAGGCATACTAATAAAGGGAGCAATAATGAATACTAATTTATATATACAAACCCTTAAAAAGTACCTTTTACAAAATAACGCATACATAAAAGCAGAAATCAATGAAGACGAAATTAAAATAAATGATAAATCTTTTACAATTAATGGATTTAAATTCAAAAAATTAATATTGACAAGAGGATACAAAGAAAAAATCGCCAAACCATTTTCATACCTTCCATTCAAACTAGCAAAAGGAGAAATACTTATAGTAGAAATTAAAGGATTATATCTTAAAGAAATTTATAACAGACATGTATCATTAATACCTCTACAAGATAATAAGTTCTATCTTGGAGGAACTTATGAATGGGAAACACTAGACACAAACACAAATGAATGGGCACAGAAAGAATTACTAAACAAACTCAAAAAAATCACAAATCTAAATTGTAAAATAATACAACACAAAGCACACATAAGACCCTCTACACTTGACCGAGAACCTTTCCTTGGCGAACATCCACAATACAGCAATATATTTATACTAAATGGATTTGGAACAAGAGGGATATCAATGGCAGCTTATTTATCTAAAAAAATTTTAGATTATATTGAAAATAAATCTAATCTTCCAATTTATTATGATATTAAAAGATATGAAAACTTATATAATGCCTTAAGATAA
- a CDS encoding ATP-dependent Clp protease proteolytic subunit — protein MDFKDMKMQTEIQQSLEFALKSRSIIITGEINKDTSKLFQEKILFLEALDCNKPIFVYIDSEGGDIDAGFAIFNMIRFVRPKVFTVGVGLVASAGALIFLAADSKSRFSLPHARYLLHQPLSGFKGVATDIEIYTNELNKVKSYLNSIIAKETGQELDRVEKDTDRDFWLDSESAMKYGLVFKIVTTRVELEKFIS, from the coding sequence ATGGATTTTAAAGATATGAAGATGCAAACAGAAATACAACAATCATTAGAGTTTGCATTAAAGAGTAGATCAATAATTATTACAGGGGAGATTAATAAAGATACTTCTAAGTTATTTCAAGAAAAAATATTATTTTTAGAAGCATTAGATTGCAATAAGCCGATATTTGTTTACATTGACTCAGAGGGCGGGGATATTGATGCTGGGTTTGCTATTTTCAATATGATACGCTTTGTAAGGCCTAAAGTTTTTACAGTTGGAGTTGGACTTGTGGCAAGTGCTGGTGCTTTAATTTTTCTGGCTGCAGATTCAAAGAGTAGGTTTTCTTTGCCTCATGCGAGATATTTGTTACATCAACCTTTAAGTGGTTTTAAAGGAGTTGCTACAGATATTGAGATTTATACAAATGAACTTAATAAGGTTAAGAGTTATCTTAATTCTATTATTGCAAAGGAGACGGGGCAAGAACTTGATAGGGTTGAAAAGGATACTGATAGAGATTTTTGGTTGGATAGTGAATCTGCAATGAAGTATGGTCTTGTCTTTAAGATTGTTACAACGAGAGTTGAGCTTGAGAAATTTATTTCTTAG
- a CDS encoding undecaprenyl phosphate translocase family protein: MIAIYIKGLLIGSVSIIPGVSGGTLALILGIYYKIIYSSANLIKLKRIKENTIFLVILSIGILTSSTILAKIFKSYILDQVTREIYLNALFIGLTTGSIFTLKKEINIQKKINKNQATTTYLLFLTGFLTLPFLLILRNYNISLDIVTYQNKTSIKYYLLIAGSGAISGCAMILPGISGSLILLSLGTYKEIINIISQFNIMPCIIFGISTIIGISITILIIKKTIDKHLVKFLYLSTGLILGSIIQMLLIIIKLNAKPTLMLNLFSIFLFIIGTYINRKIENRKNKNFETLNTENRT; this comes from the coding sequence ATGATAGCCATATATATAAAAGGTTTATTAATTGGTAGCGTCAGCATAATTCCAGGGGTCTCAGGTGGAACACTAGCTTTAATACTAGGAATTTACTACAAAATAATATATTCATCTGCAAATCTTATAAAATTGAAAAGAATAAAAGAAAATACAATTTTCCTTGTGATACTATCAATTGGAATCTTGACTTCGTCAACAATACTTGCAAAAATATTCAAAAGCTATATTTTAGATCAAGTAACAAGAGAGATATATTTGAACGCATTGTTCATAGGCCTAACTACAGGAAGCATATTCACATTAAAGAAAGAAATCAATATCCAAAAAAAAATCAATAAGAATCAAGCAACTACGACATATCTTTTATTCCTAACTGGATTTCTCACTTTACCATTTCTTCTAATATTAAGAAATTACAACATATCGTTAGACATAGTCACATATCAAAATAAAACTTCAATTAAATACTATTTACTAATCGCTGGTTCAGGAGCAATTAGCGGTTGTGCAATGATTCTCCCAGGCATCTCAGGTTCACTCATATTGTTAAGTCTTGGAACTTACAAAGAAATTATTAACATCATTTCACAATTTAACATAATGCCATGCATAATATTTGGCATATCTACAATAATAGGAATAAGCATCACAATATTAATTATCAAAAAAACAATCGACAAACATCTTGTCAAATTTCTTTATTTATCTACAGGACTAATCTTGGGATCAATCATACAAATGTTACTTATTATAATAAAACTTAACGCAAAACCCACTTTAATGCTTAATCTATTCTCAATCTTTCTATTTATTATAGGAACCTACATAAACAGAAAGATTGAGAATAGAAAAAACAAAAATTTTGAAACTCTAAATACCGAAAACCGGACTTGA
- a CDS encoding nucleoside triphosphate pyrophosphohydrolase family protein has translation MELNEYQIKAKQTAKYKNKKEELILTTLGLAGETGEVVEKIKKLGRDKDYVLDNEYLLSIKKELGDVLWYISNLSNNLGLTLEDIAITNLEKLQKRHENGTINGEGDER, from the coding sequence ATGGAATTAAATGAATACCAAATAAAAGCGAAACAAACTGCTAAATATAAAAATAAAAAGGAAGAATTAATTCTAACAACCCTTGGACTTGCTGGAGAGACAGGTGAAGTCGTAGAGAAAATAAAAAAATTAGGTCGTGATAAGGACTATGTACTTGATAATGAATATTTATTGTCAATTAAGAAAGAACTTGGTGATGTGTTATGGTACATTTCAAATTTAAGTAATAATCTTGGACTAACACTTGAAGATATTGCCATTACAAATCTAGAAAAATTACAAAAAAGACACGAAAATGGAACAATCAATGGAGAGGGCGACGAAAGATAA
- a CDS encoding LysM peptidoglycan-binding domain-containing M23 family metallopeptidase encodes MGNVAIFLVFVSFLLQFNYVYSYPEIKNFSNKDPIFCDLRAKIAKYNKRESVPLFIYSYKVKKDDTFFKIANKVNGWQASISTINLLDSPFLRIGQEILIPSKKGIFILNDKGYRFNNLLLATRDLTKAEKIKIRRNNKIYEFYFFDSLKQPELSFFSSTEMLFFLNSDFIFPLKRFIISSDFGFRPDPFTGIGSFHTGIDLAAPINSLVFCSAYGVVVIVGYNDIYGNFIVVEHKNGIKSLYGHLSSYIVRKGDVLRAGDTIGRVGQTGRSTGPHLHFEILKKGAPINPIKILK; translated from the coding sequence TTGGGTAATGTTGCTATTTTTTTAGTGTTTGTATCTTTTTTGTTGCAATTTAATTATGTCTATTCTTATCCTGAGATAAAAAATTTTTCAAATAAGGATCCTATTTTTTGTGATCTTAGAGCGAAAATTGCTAAATATAATAAACGAGAAAGTGTTCCTTTATTTATTTATTCATATAAAGTTAAAAAGGATGATACTTTTTTTAAGATTGCAAATAAGGTAAATGGGTGGCAGGCTAGTATTTCGACAATTAATTTATTAGATTCTCCTTTTTTAAGGATAGGACAAGAAATTTTAATTCCTAGTAAAAAAGGTATTTTCATTCTTAATGATAAGGGGTATAGGTTTAATAATTTACTTTTAGCAACAAGAGATTTAACAAAGGCGGAAAAGATAAAGATTAGGAGAAATAATAAGATTTATGAGTTTTATTTTTTTGATTCTCTGAAGCAGCCAGAGTTAAGTTTTTTTTCAAGTACAGAGATGCTTTTCTTTTTAAATTCTGATTTTATTTTCCCTTTAAAGAGATTTATTATTAGCTCTGATTTTGGGTTTAGACCAGATCCTTTTACTGGTATAGGAAGTTTTCATACAGGCATAGATCTTGCAGCACCAATTAATTCTTTAGTCTTTTGTTCAGCTTATGGTGTTGTAGTTATAGTTGGCTATAATGATATTTATGGAAATTTTATTGTGGTTGAGCATAAAAATGGTATTAAATCTCTTTATGGTCATCTTAGTTCTTATATTGTAAGGAAGGGAGATGTTCTAAGAGCAGGGGATACTATTGGAAGGGTAGGTCAAACTGGTCGTTCAACAGGTCCCCATCTTCATTTTGAGATATTGAAGAAAGGTGCACCTATTAATCCTATTAAGATTTTAAAGTAG
- a CDS encoding sigma-54-dependent transcriptional regulator, whose protein sequence is MSKLLVADDKKNIREGIATYLEEEGYFVFTASDGEEALETIENEKIDAIISDLRMPQISGEELLKIVKDKNLKIPFIILTAHGTVDSAVDAMREGAYDFLTKPVDLERLLLIIKRALNGKNERRHENISQDNVLIRKDLKYYERIFGKSLIMQKTLELVKQIAKSKASVLITGESGVGKEVIADAIFDLSNRNDKPFIKVNCAALSESILESELFGHEKGAFTGAISQKKGRFELADKGTIFLDEIVEISPEIQVKLLRVLQNKTFERVGGETTIKIDIRLLTATNKNIEEEIKKGRFREDLFYRLNIININIPPLRERKDDIPNLTKMLIKGVASENNREEKSLSHDALKALYTYDWPGNIRELKNVLESALILSKGKQIVKDDLPPKIRNNTNQTVKITLPIGISLREAEKEIIKQTLLHSKNNKSKCAEILKIGRKTLHNKIIDYDIS, encoded by the coding sequence ATGAGTAAGCTACTAGTAGCAGACGATAAAAAAAATATACGAGAAGGAATAGCAACCTATCTTGAAGAAGAAGGTTACTTTGTATTCACTGCCAGTGATGGAGAAGAAGCCCTTGAAACAATTGAAAATGAAAAGATTGATGCTATAATATCTGACCTTAGAATGCCCCAAATATCTGGAGAAGAACTACTAAAAATTGTAAAAGATAAAAATCTAAAAATACCTTTCATTATTCTTACAGCTCATGGAACTGTTGATTCAGCAGTTGATGCCATGCGAGAAGGTGCTTATGACTTCTTAACAAAACCTGTCGACCTTGAAAGACTGTTACTAATAATAAAGCGAGCATTAAATGGTAAAAACGAAAGAAGGCATGAAAATATATCCCAGGATAATGTCCTCATCCGAAAAGATTTAAAATATTATGAACGAATATTCGGCAAATCTCTTATAATGCAAAAAACTTTAGAACTTGTAAAACAAATAGCAAAATCAAAAGCATCTGTCCTAATAACTGGAGAGAGCGGAGTTGGAAAAGAAGTAATAGCAGATGCCATATTTGACTTATCAAATAGAAATGACAAACCTTTCATTAAAGTCAATTGTGCTGCACTATCTGAGAGCATACTTGAAAGTGAACTCTTCGGACATGAAAAAGGAGCATTCACAGGTGCAATATCTCAAAAAAAAGGTAGATTTGAATTAGCAGATAAAGGAACAATATTTTTAGATGAAATAGTAGAAATATCACCTGAAATTCAAGTAAAACTACTAAGAGTGCTTCAAAATAAGACATTCGAGCGAGTTGGTGGAGAAACCACCATAAAAATTGATATCAGACTACTAACAGCAACAAATAAAAATATTGAAGAAGAAATCAAAAAAGGAAGATTTAGAGAAGATCTATTTTACAGGCTTAACATAATAAATATTAATATTCCACCTTTAAGAGAGAGAAAAGATGACATACCAAATCTAACAAAGATGCTAATTAAAGGTGTTGCAAGTGAAAATAATAGAGAAGAAAAAAGTCTGTCTCATGATGCGCTAAAAGCACTCTATACATATGATTGGCCGGGAAATATTAGAGAACTCAAAAATGTACTTGAGAGTGCCTTAATATTATCTAAGGGAAAGCAAATTGTAAAAGATGATCTACCTCCTAAAATTAGAAATAACACAAACCAAACAGTTAAAATAACACTACCAATAGGCATAAGCTTAAGAGAAGCAGAAAAAGAAATAATTAAGCAAACACTTTTACATTCCAAAAACAATAAAAGCAAATGTGCTGAAATACTTAAGATAGGAAGAAAAACTCTACACAATAAAATAATAGATTATGATATAAGCTAA
- a CDS encoding two-component system sensor histidine kinase NtrB, with protein sequence MSKFLKKTLTKLNKLSSEQKLKFIQDIYKKIEIYDGIFASINEGILVLDKLNNIIYLNKMLFQILAISPKYKLETLQDIQIPNLTNLIEELAINEDKIIGFEVQISTNIYIKISFMPYVRDQKLEGNIILIEDIKDKKHKEELFRRAEALAAFTRHARNIAHEIKNPLGAIDINLQLLKKEIDRHDIKSTKANNYFQIIKEEINRMDKTITDFLLTVRPIKIIPEKKDITEIIKSVYNLLNPELQNKDIKFLLNLNKLSLALIDEKLIRQVIINIVKNAEEALVESNKKIKKIEISTYENEEKIYFSIKDNGNGIKNETKDDIFKPQFSTKESGSGIGLTISYKIVKEHGGEIFVESKEMKGTSFTITLPKLNTDKILIEGCLENE encoded by the coding sequence ATGAGTAAATTTTTAAAGAAAACCTTAACCAAATTAAACAAATTATCAAGTGAACAAAAACTTAAGTTTATTCAAGACATCTATAAAAAAATAGAAATATACGATGGTATTTTCGCATCCATTAATGAAGGGATCCTGGTGCTTGATAAACTCAATAACATAATTTATCTAAACAAAATGCTATTTCAAATTCTAGCCATAAGTCCTAAATACAAACTAGAAACCCTTCAAGATATCCAAATCCCAAATCTAACAAACTTAATAGAAGAACTAGCAATAAATGAAGATAAAATAATAGGATTTGAAGTACAAATTTCAACAAACATATACATTAAAATATCATTCATGCCATACGTTAGAGATCAAAAGCTTGAGGGAAATATTATTTTAATTGAAGATATTAAAGATAAAAAACATAAAGAAGAACTTTTCAGAAGAGCTGAAGCTTTAGCTGCTTTTACAAGACATGCAAGAAATATTGCACACGAGATTAAAAATCCACTAGGAGCAATTGATATAAACTTACAACTACTAAAGAAAGAAATAGATAGGCACGACATTAAAAGTACAAAAGCAAATAATTATTTTCAAATAATAAAAGAAGAAATAAATAGAATGGATAAAACTATAACAGATTTTTTATTAACAGTTAGACCAATAAAGATAATACCAGAAAAGAAAGACATCACTGAAATCATAAAAAGCGTTTATAACTTGTTAAATCCAGAATTACAAAATAAAGATATCAAATTCCTGCTCAACTTAAACAAATTAAGCCTTGCACTAATTGATGAAAAACTCATCAGGCAAGTAATAATCAATATAGTAAAAAATGCAGAAGAAGCACTAGTTGAATCAAACAAAAAAATAAAAAAAATAGAAATTTCTACATACGAAAATGAAGAGAAAATATATTTTAGTATTAAAGATAATGGAAATGGAATAAAAAATGAAACAAAAGATGACATATTCAAGCCTCAATTTAGCACAAAAGAAAGTGGAAGTGGAATAGGACTTACGATTTCTTATAAAATAGTTAAAGAACATGGAGGTGAAATTTTTGTGGAAAGTAAAGAGATGAAAGGAACATCTTTTACAATCACACTTCCAAAATTAAATACAGACAAGATTTTAATTGAAGGATGTTTAGAAAATGAGTAA